The following nucleotide sequence is from Candidatus Bipolaricaulis sibiricus.
GTCAACGGACTGGTCTACAGCGGCGTGTACGCCATGCTCGCCCTCGGGTTCGGTCTCGTGTTCGGCGTCGGACGGGTGCTCAACCTCGCACACACTGCGTTCTACATGGTGGCAGCGTACGGGCTCTTCTACTTCGCAAGCACGGGGCTGGGCACTTCGATCGCCGTCCTGCTCACCACGATCGGGATCGTGGCTGCCGGTATCGCCCTGTACAAGCTGTTCATCGAACCAGTCCGAGAGATGGAAGCGACCGTACTCATCGCGACCCTGGCGGTGGCTGTCCTTCTCCAGGAACTCGTCCTCGTGTTCTTCGGCAACGAACCGCGCCACGTGCCGCCCGCGCTGCCTGGGTTCACCCAGATCGTGGGAGTTCGGGTTGGCAACCAGGAGATGGTGACCCTCGTCGTTGCCGCAGTGAGCCTCATCGCAACCTGGTTTCTCCTTTCCCGGACGAAGCTCGGGCTGGCGATCCGTGCCGCAGCTCAGGATCGCGAGGTGGCCAACCTGATGGGGATCAACGTAAACCGGGTCACGGCGATCGTGATGGGCCTCGGGCTCGTTCTGGCAGCGCTGGCGGGAATCGCCGTCGCCCCCCTGTTCACCGTCGAGCCAGCGATGTGGATGAACCCCCTTGTCATCGTGCTTGCCGCGGTTGTGCTGGGCGGGCTGGGCAGCCTCAAGGGCAGCCTCATCGGTGCAGTGATCCTCGCCTTCGCCGAGGTCGGCGTCGTGTTCCTTGTCCCCGGCGGATCGTATCTGCGCACGGCCATCGCGCTCCTGATCATGGTGTGCGTGTTCTTTATCCGACCGGAAGGGCTGTTCGGGTCAAGCATCGCCGAGGAACGCTGACATGTACTACGCTCGCTACCTCCTCCGCTACCTTCGCAACGAGGTCCTGGTCCTCCCGAGCCGGGTAATCGTGCTCGTGTTCGTCGCTTCGCTTCTTGCCTTCCCGCTCATGTCCCAGGACCCCAATCTCTTGCGCATGCTCATCGTCACCGCCCTGTTCTCCCTGTACGCCGTAAGCTGGGACCTCCTCTCTGGCTACACCGGCCAGATCAGCCTTGGGCACGCCCTGTTCTTCGGACTGGGAGCCTACGCCAGCGCACTTCTCAGCTCTCACCTTGACCTTCCACCCTACGTCACGATCCCCGCTGGAGCAACCGTGGCTACGCTGGCGGGACTCCTCGTTGGGGTTCCCTGCCTCCGCTTGCGCAAGCACTACTTGGCCCTCGCCACGCTTGCGTTCCCGATCATGCTCACCGGCCTCGTGTTGGCGTTCCCAGGGTTTTCCGGAGGCGAAGGCGGAATCTGGCGTATCGCCCGCCTGACCGCGACGAGGGTCGCGGAGTACTACCTCATCATGGGGGTCATGCTGGGGGCGGTGTTCGCCCTGTGGAAGATCGTTGGATCCAGGGTAGGGCTCATTTTCCACTCCATCCGCGAAGACGAGACAGCGGCACGCGCCCTGGGGATCAACACCGTGCGCTACAAGCTCCTCGCGTTCGCGCTGTCAGGGTTCACGGCCGGGGTTGCCGGTGCCCTCTACGCACACTCGAGCGCCGCGCGGATCGTGGCCCCCGGGGTGGTTCTCAGCCTGTTCATGTCGTTCCAACCCGTGATCTGGACGATCTTCGGTGGGGTGGCAACCCTCTACGGCCCGATCAGCGGTGTGTTCGTCCTCTATCCACTTCTGGACACGCTGAACATCGTCATCCCCAAGTACCGGATGCTTGTCTTTGCCCTGCTCGTCTTGCTCATCCTGCGGTTCATGCCCCACGGAATCAGCATCTGGATCCGTGACACGATCGAGCGCGTGTGTCCGAGCTGCCGCGTGCGGAACGCTGCGCTCCGCCACGCCTGTCGGGCATGCGGCACAGAGCTTCGCGCCGCTCGGTCCTAGCCCCCCACGGTTGTCCCCGTTCCGCTTGGAGCTCGGCTCTCCCCGTCCCAGGGCCCCCCACCTACAGCCCGAGGTATGAGCGGCGCACGACCTCGTCCACAAGAAGGTTTTCGGGCGGCCCCTCCGCCACCACACGTCCCTGCGACAGCACGTAACCCCAATCCGCCATCGATAACGAGATCGCCGCATCTTGTTCCACAAGGAGCACCGCGATCCCCAGCTCCTTCACCTCGCGGATCCGCTCGAACAGCGGTTCCTTGACCAGCGGCGCCAACCCCGTCGACGGCTCGTCGATGAGGAGCAGCTTGGGGCTACTCATGAGGGCCCGACCAATGGCCAGCATCTGCTGCTCCCCACCGGACAGCGTCCCCGCCCGCTGGCGGGCGCGATCCCACAGAATCGGAAACAGGCGCTGCACTTCGGCTAGCCGGGTCGCGACCTCGCGGCGGCTATGCACGAGGTAGGCACCGGCAATGAGGTTCTCCCGAACCGTCATTTCGCGGAACGGCCGGCGCCGCTCCGGGCACAGAATCAGGCCCCGGGCTGCGATCTCGTGGGGCGGGAGGTGGTCAATCCTCTCCTCGAGAAACCAGACCCGTCCCCCCAGGCGCACGTCCTCGTGCCGGAAGGCACGTTGTTCCCACCGCACCAGCCCGGCGAGCGAACGGAGAAGGGTCGTCTTGCCCGCTCCGTTGGGCCCGACCACGCTCACCAGCTCGCCCTCGCGCACTTCCAGCCCCACATCGTGGAGGATAAGCGCGGTCCCGTACGAGACCGATAGCTCGTGAGCTTGGATGGCCTGGCGCATCAGAAGACCTCCGGGGCCACCGCGCCAACCTTGCCGAGGTAGGCCTCGACGACGCGGGGGTCCTGCACAACCTGCTCGGGGTGTCCATCGGCCAGCACCTCCCCGAAGTGCATCACCACAATGCGGTCCGCGATCCTCATCAGCTCAGACAACTTGTGCTCGACGATGATCATCGCGCACCCCTCACTGTGGAGGCGGCCGAAACGCCCTCCCTTCCGCAGACGGTGGACCGAGTTCGCCAGCAACCTCGTCTCCGCTTGGGTCAGGCCTGCGAACGGCTCGTCGAGGATGAGCAGCTCGGGCTCAGTGGCGATCGCCCGCGCGATCTCGAGCCGCTTCAGGTCCCCCTGAGAGACCGCACCGGCTGGCGTCATGGCTAGGTCGGAGATCCCGACGAACTCCAGCGCGTCCAGGGCCCGGGCCTCGATCGTCTTCACCCACTCCCCTTGGCCCCGCACGCGCGGATTGTGGAGACCCACCATCACGTTGGCGATGAGCGGGAGCCGCTTCATCGGCCGGCTGTTCTGGAATGTACCCGTGATCCCGCCCACCACCCGCTTCCACGTCGGCTGGCGGGTGATGTCTCGGCCCTTCCACAGGACCTTGCCGCTGTCGGGACGCAGCAGCCCCATGATCATCCGGACCAGCGTCGTCTTCCCCGCTCCATTGGGACCGATCAGGCCTACGATCTCCTGCGGCTCCACCGAGAAGCTCGCCCGCCGCACCGCCTCCAGGCCTCCGAACCGCTTAGAGATCTCCGAGACGGCGAAGAAGTGCTCCGTCACAGCCCCTCCAGCTCATCGCGCAGATCGCGCCGCGACACCTTGCCAACGTCCGTCTTGGGAAGCTCGCTGCGGAACTCGACAACCTTGGGCACCTTGTACGGGGCCAGCTTCTCCTTGAGGTACTCGCGGATGTCGGCCTCGGTGACGCGCCCCCGCGCTTCGGGCTTGAGCACGACGTACGCCATCGGGTACTCGCCGACCTTGGGGTCCTTGACCCCGATCACCCCCGCCGCCTTCACCATCGGGTGGGCGGTGAGGACCTCCTCGATCTCGCGCAGGAACACTGAGAAGCCGCGATACTTGATGAGATCCTTCGTGCGGGCGTAGTAGTGGAAGTAGCCGTCCCCGTCCATCCGAACAAGGTCACCCGTTCGCAGCCATCGTTTCCCGTCCCGGTCGATGAACGCCCGCCGGTTCTCCTCGTCGCGCCTCCAGTAGCCGGCAGTGATGTTGGGGCCCGACAGAAGCAGTTCCCCCACCTCGCCCACGGGCAGCAGCTGACCTGTCTCCGGCTCCACAATCGCTGCGTCCACGTTGGGGAGAGGAAGCCCAAACGAACCGCGCCTGATGCGGTGGTGAGGGTTGACGTGGCTCACGCCCGATGTCTCGGTCATCCCGAACCCCTCGAGAATTGCTTTCCCCGTCCGCTCTTCCCACCCCGCCGCCGTTGTCTCGGGAAGGGAGTCGGCGCCGCTCACGATCAGCTTCATCTTCTTCCAGTTGACCCACGCCGTCTTGGCGTGGGTGCGCAAGACCTCGTACAGAGCTGGCACACCGTAGAACACAGTCACGCCTTGGCGGTCCATGGTCGAGAGGATGTGCCCCAGATCGAGCGAGGTGAACATGACAAGGGTTGCCCCGAGGGTGATTCCCATCAGAAGCACTCCCACCTGGCCGTAGATGTGGTACAGGGGGAGCGCGGCGGCAACCACCTCGCCTCCTTCCGTCAGGTTCGGGAAGAACGCCCTCAGCTGGCCGGAACAGGACACGAGGTTGGCATGGGTCAGCCGCACGCCCTTGGGCTGAGCTGAGGTACCGCCCGTGTACGGCAGGGCCGCCAGGTCGGCCTCAGGATCGACAGCAGCCACCGAACCCGATGTTCCCCCGCGGAGGATCTTCTGAAACGGGTGCACGCTGGGACCTTCCGGGAGGGCCGCCTTCTTGGCGAACACCCCCTTCAGCGCAGGCAGGTACTCGTGAGCTCCCGTCACGATCGTTCCTTTTAGCTCCAGCTGAGCGCGGGCTACGTTCCCATACAGAAGATCTTGGCACACGACATAGCTCGCCGCGCTATCCTTCATCTGAAACGCAAGCTCCGAGCTTGAGTAGACGGGGCTTACCGGCACAACCGTCGCCCCCGCCATGAGAATCCCGAAGTACGCGATCACGAACTGCGGGCTGTTCACGAGGTACAACGCGACACGGTCGCCCTTCTGGACGCCAAGACGCCCCAGGCCGGCCGCGAACGCACCCACTTGCTCCCGGAGCTCACCGTACGAGAGGTTCGTCCCGTAGTAATGGAGCGCCGCCCGGCGCGGGAACTTCTGGGCGACGTGATCGAGCAGGCTCCACACGGGCGCGGCCGGCGTATCCACCCTCGGCGGAACACCCTCCGCATAGTGATGCACCCAAGGTCGCTCTCTGTAAGGGTTTTCTCCGCTCATGCCACCGCCTTTGGTTCAGCGTAGCGCACTCGGGAAGCGCGCTTGAAGGAACAGATTATAGGCGCGGCGCAGAGGGGATCAAGAACGGGCCCCGCGGGCCCCGCCACGCCCGTGCCAGCCCCGACGATCCCCACCGCGGCTCCCCCCGGCGTCACGGGTTCGCCGACGAACGACGGATCGTTCCGAACACGCGAATCACCTCGGCGATGTGCTCGTCGGTGTGCGTCGCCATGTAGCTCGTCCGGAGAAGGCACCTTCCCTCCGGAACCGCAGGCGGCAACGCGACGTTCGTGTACACTCCCGCGTCGAACAGCTCCCTCCACAGCAGGAGCGTCTCCATTCCTCCCCCGACCACGATGGGGACAATCGGGGTCTCACTGGCCGCCGTGTCAAATCCCAACTCACGGAGCGAACGCCGCATCCGCTCGCCGAGCTCGTTGACGCGGGCAACGCGCTCCGGTTCTGACTCGAGAATCCCCAGCGCAGCGAGCGCTGCCGCCGCGCTGGCCGCGGGAAGGCTGGCACTGAAGATGAGCGATCGCGCCCGGTGCTGGATCCAGTGAATCGAGGCTTCGTCGCCAGCGATGAACCCGCCCACCGACGCGAGCGACTTGCTGAACGTGCCCATGATGAGATCCACCGACTCGGTGACCCCGTGGTGAGCCGAGGTCCCGCGGCCACCTCCGGTGACCCCGATCCCGTGGGCATCGTCCACCATCAGCCGCGCCCCGTGGCGCCGGCAGCAGTCGGCGATCTCCCGCAGCGGGGCGATCTCTCCGCTCATGCTGAACACCCCATCGACCACAACGAGCCGACCCACGTCCCGTGGGCAGGCCGACAGCACCCGATCGAGGTCGGCCACGTCGTTGTGCCGGAACCGCCGCATCTCCCCCAACGACAACCGGCACCCATCGAAGATGCTCGCGTGGTCCTCCTTGTCGCAGACCACGATGTCGTTCCGGCCAACGAGCGCCGAGACCGCGCCGAGGTTCGCCTGGTAGCCCGTCGCGAACACGAGCGCCTTCTCCTTGCCCACGTAGTGGGCCAGCCGCTCCTCCAGCTCGAGATGAAGCGCCAACGTTCCGTTGAGGAATCGCGATCCCGTGCAGCTCGTCCCGTACCTCGCGACCGCGTCCGCCGCGGCCCGCTGGACGCGCGGGTCGGTGGTCAGGCCGAGGTAGTTGTTCGAGCCGATCATGATCAGGCGCCGGCCACCGATGACGACGGTCGTCCCCTCCGACTCCTCGAGCGGGATGAAGTAGGGGTACAGGCCCTGGGCCTGTGCCGTCCGCGGGTTCGTCGGATACCCCAGCCGCTCCGCGTACGCCGGGTCGGTCAGGAATCGGCGGCACTTCTCTAGCAGATCCATGTCACGGAGACGCTTCTAGTAGACACCGTAGTAGCGCATGATACCCCATTCGAACAGCCGCCCCGGGAGCACGGCCCGGGCGTGGACCGCCAGCCGCTGGATCGGGTTGCCAACCGTATACCGCAGCCGCGGAGCGGGGTGACGCAGGACCCGGAGGACGAGCCGCGCCACCGCAGCCGGGTCCTCCCCCGCCTGCTCGTCGCGTTCGATCCGCCGCAAAGCGCGGGCAAACCGCTCCCGATACGCGTCGTTCGTCACCGACGCCGCCGTCCGCCGACGGTGCGCCGTGAACCCCGTGCGGGTGTCGCCCGGCTCAATCAGGACTACCTTTATCCCGAGCGGCTTGGCCTCCATCCTCAGCGCCTCGGTCATCCCCTCGAGGGCGAACTTCGACGCGCTGTAGAGGCCCTGGAACGGAAGGCCGATCCGACCGCCGAGCGACGAGACGTTGACGATCGTTCCCGCCCCGCGGGCGCGGAAGTAGGGCAACACCGCCCGACACACCCGTAGCGCGCCGAAGAAATTCGTCTGGAAGAGGTCAAGGACCTCCTCAACCGTGGTGTCCTCCACCGCCCCGGCGATGCCGAACCCCGCGTTGTTGACCACCGCGTCGAGCCGCCCCGCGTCGGCCACCACCCGCGCGACTGCCCCTGCCACGGACGCATCGTCGCGAACGTCCATCGAAAGTGAGGTCCAGCCGGCGTCGGTCGGACCCTCACCCGTCGAGCGGCTCCCTCCGTACACGGTGAACCCGTTCCGCGCAAGGAGATCGGCACAGGCCCGCCCGATCCCCGACGACGCCCCCGTGACCAGCACCACCCAAGACTCGGGCCCCTCTGCCCTGCCGACGTGATCCGTCAACCCGCACCTCCACGATCCAGGTCGAGCAAGGTAGCACGAACCGACATCGCAGTCAACAGCTCACACTCTGAGAACGCCTTTCCACACAATTCCCGCGCGGCCGCGTCACGCCGGAGACCAGAGAGGACGGGCCCCGGCGTGTTGCTCGCAGGCCCGTCCTGTTGTCACAGCGGGGCAGAGATGTCCTTACCGCGCGATGCGCAGACCCTCCCCCTTGAGGAGCCCCTCCACCTCATCCCGGGTCGCCCACACGAGGTCGCCAGGGTTCGTCTGCTTGAGGGCAGATGCCGCTATCCCGTATCGGACACCGGCCTCCGGCCCGTCGGTGAGGTACCCGAACAGAAACCCCCCAGCAAACGCGTCTCCCGCCCCCACCCGGTCCACGACCTCGATATCGTACGTGGGGCCGCGGATGATCCCGCCCTGGGCGTAGGCAATCGCCGTCCACGTGTTGTGCCACACCGACGGCGTCTCCCGCACCGTGATCGCCACTACGGCGAGATTGAACTCCCGGGCGAGGCGCTCCGCCACCTTCTCATAGGCGGTCTCCTCGATCCCGAACACCCGTTTCGTGTCCTCTTCGGTCGTGATGAGGACATCAGCCATCCGGACGAGCCCGGTCATGACCCGGCGGGCCTCCTCTTGGGTCCACAGCCGGGCCCGGTAGTTGAGGTCGAGCGACACGAGGAGCCCAGCTTCCTTGGCTCTACTGACCGCTTCCTGCGTTGCCTTCGCGGCCAGCGAGGAAAGAGCGGGAGTGATCCCTGTGGTGTGGAAGCACCGGGCGTCACGGAAGATCTTGGCCCAGTCAACCTCACCCGGCCGGATGTTGGCCATGGCTGAACCTCGGCGGTCGTACAGCACAGAACTCGCCCGCGGGCTCGCCCCGAACTCCACAAAGTACAGGCCCACCCGGTCCTCGTCGGTCCACACGATGTGGGAGGCGTCCACTCCCTGCTCGCGGGCCCGGTTGGCGATCATCCGCCCCAGCGCGTTGCGGGAAAGCCGCGTCACGTAGGCGGCGTTCAGGCCGAGGCGTTGGGCGGTCACCGCCACGTTCAGCTCCGCCCCACCAACATGGACTTCGAGCGTGGTTGTCTGCTCCAGCCGCTGTAGCCCTGGCGGAGAGAGGCGAACCATCGCTTCCCCAAACGTCACCAGGTCATACTTCATCGGGCCACCTCCTCCCGGGCTTTCCGCACCGCTTCCACCAGGGACCGGGCCCGTTCGGTGATGAGCTCGTACCGGCCCTCCGCCACCGCGCTCTTGTCCACGAGCCACGAGCCAGCGCAGACCGCGGCGGCACCGGCGCGGATGAACTCGCCAGCATTGTCCGCGGTGATCCCGCCCGTCGGCACGAGGGGGATCTGGGGGAGAGGACCGTGCACCTCCTCAATGTACCTCGGGCTGAGCGCGGAAGAGGGGAACACCTTAACCATATCCGCCCCCGCTTCCCAGGCGGTGAGAATCTCGCTGGGGGTCATGGCACCGATGATGGCGGGGACTCCATAGCGGTGGGCCACCTCCAGGACGTCGAGCTTCACGGTGGGGGTGACGAGGAACCGCGCGCCCGCCAGGATCGCCTGACGGGCCGTAGGGGCATCGAGCACGGTTCCCACGCCGATGATCACCTCACTCAGCTCACTGGACACCTCCTCAATCGCCCGCAGGGCCCCCGGCGTGGTCATGGTGAGCTCGACGTACGGCAGCCCGCCGGTCGCGAGAGCCTCAGCGATGCGCAGGAGATCATCCGAGGACCGAATGCGGATGACCCCAAGCACACCTACTGTCTCAACCATCACGGTTTCTGTCACTTCAACCGCCCCCCTTGTCACAAGTCGTTGGCCACCCCGGTAGCGTCTTCCTGCCCGCGTTCGATCGCGCCTGCACAAGCTTGATAGAATGCCGATAGGCAAGGCTCGATGACGGGAACGGCGGACAAGAGCCGCTCCATCGGAGCTATGTCCTTGAGTCCGTGGCCGGTGAGCACACAAACCACGCGGTCTCCAAGTCTGAGAGCTCCCGTTTCCAGAGCTTGCTCAATGGCCGCCGCTCCCGCAGCACCCGCTGGCTCGACCAGTCCGATTCCCTCTCGAGCCAGTCGGTGCCAAGCGGCCAGGATGCTCTGATCATCCACCGCGAGCATGGCACCGTCACTCTCTCGAACAGCACGCAGGGCCAAGGCGCCGCTTTCCTTGGGATCGTCCAGCGTCAACGCCGCAGCGATGGTCTTCGGAGGGGATTCGAGACGAGGCACGCTGCACAGTCCATGATCGAACGCGTTCACAATGGGACAACTTCCTGTCGGCTGGACTCCCACGAGCCTGGGCATTCGCGACGCCAGACCCAGAGCGTTCATCTCACGAAACCCCTTCCAGAGCCCACTGAGCAATGTTCCCGAACCAACTGGAACGAGAACAGCATCGATATCTCCTAACTCCAAGGTCAACTCATACGCCACGGTCTTGTATCCCTCCAAGATCAGTGGATTCCCATCCACAACCGTGTTCATGAGTAGCCATCCCAGCTCTGCAGAAGCCTGCTCAGCGAGATGAAGCACCTCGGCTTCGCGTTCTGCATTCACAGCCACCACCGTCGCACCATAGGCCTGGGTCATGAAAGTCTTCTCACGCGTTCCTCCCTGGTACATGAACACTACAGCGCGCACACCGGCCAAGGCCGCATAGAGAGCGACCGAACCGGCAGCATTGCCACTGGACATCATCACGACCGTGTTGACCTGTTCAGGCAGCCCGCTGGTCATCACAGCAACTCCCCGATCCTTGAACGAGCCGGAGGGATTAGCGCCTTCGTCCTTGAACATCAGGTCAATGCCCAGCTGGCGTCCCCACCGACGCGCGGGCACTAGCAGTGTTCCGCCTTCACCACGGGAGAGCCTGCGAGGAAGAGGTGGAAGAAGCTGAGAATAACGCCAGATCCCCCGCTCCTTCTGAACACGTACCCTCTTCCCCTCTAAAGCGTATTCCGCCAGCAACAACCCCCGATCGCGAGGGCAGCGCCGGACCTCAAGCGGATAGAGAGAATGACATCGTTGACACCGCAGGCCCGCGAACCAGCTCTCCCTACCGACCACTGCAGCCACCTTCAGCACGGAGTCCCGGCAGAGTCCACCCGTGAAAAGCCACGATAAACCGCGCCACCTCTGCCGCGGCCACCTCAAGCCAGCGAGTCCCGCTCTCGGCCGTGGCAGCCGCCGCGTCACCAAGTACCCCGCTCGGCGAGAGCTCCTCGACGGAGAAACCCACTGTAACCACGGAGTCCTCGTACCAATCGGTACTCCAGTAGATTTCGCCCTGGCCGTGGATGAACGGGGGACGCTCCCCTCTCACAAGATCAGAGCGGAGCGCCATCACCGCGGCCGTTTCGAACTCGCAAGCATGCCCGAGTCCACCAAGCTTGGACCGACGTTCTGCCCCGAGGACACGACGAAGAAAGGCCCAGTAGTTTGCGGCCGCACATAGCGCACCCGTCTGCCTGTGGATCCGGCTCACCGCAATCTCCAATGCAGCCTTGTTCCCAGCGTGGCCATTCAGGTAGAGCAGCTGTCGGAACCCGTGGGAAGCGATCGAGAGTCCCACCTGGGTCACCATGTCGATAAAGGTGACATCGTCGACAGCTAAGGTCCCGGGGAATCTCATGTGATGTTGGGAGCAACCAACGGTCAACGCCGGGGCAAGGAGGGCCGGCACGGTCTTCCGCGCCTGGGCCACGGCTTGGTCCGCAATTGCTGTCACGATGAGCGAGTCGGTGCAAAGAGGAAGATGAGGCCCGTGCTGCTCGGTAGATGCCGTGGGTACGACCACCACCGCCCCTCGCTCAGCCATCTCCCGGATTTCTGGCCAAGTGCACTCCTCCCACCTGTACGGATGACGCGGCCCCTCATCAAGCCCGGGGTTCCTTGCTACTTCGATCACGTCTGTCTCCCCTCACCCGCACATACGCGCACAATCGCGCGAAGGTAAGCCCTAGCGGCGCTCCACACTTCATCGAGGTCGACGTGTTCATCTGCCCCGTGGGCCTGGGCGATGTCTCCGGGCCCCCACACCACGGTGGGGACCCTGCGCTCCGCAAACAGAGACCCATCGGTCCCGTACGGAACACCCTGCAGCTCAGGTCGAAGCCCCTCTTCGCGGGCTGCTCCCTGCAACGCCCGAACGAAAGGATGATCTGAGCGGGTCTCCATGGGACGGCAATGCCGAGTCTCCTCCAACCTCCTCACGTTGGCTGTTACGCCACGGGCATCGCGGATCGCACGCGCGACAACCATGCGAATCTCGGCAAGAACGGCGTCGATATCCTCGCTGGGGAGCCATCTTCTATCGAGCCGCACCCAACATCGGTCGGGCACCACATTGGGGGCCACCCCCCCCTGAATCATCCCCACGCTGAGAGTCGGCGCCCCCAGCAAAGGGTGAGTTCTTTCCTCCGCCCACTTCACCCCTAGTTCCGCAAGCGCTTGAACGATCGCTGCGGCCCAGACAACGCTATTTGCCCCGATCTGGGGGCAGCTTGCATGAGCGGCACGGCCTTCGACAACGATCTCTACCCACTCCACTCCTTTGTGGGCCGTGACCAGGCGGAGCCTTGTGGGCTCACCAACGATGCATGTCTGAGGCGTTACTTCGCTGAGCAGAGCTTTGGTCCCGAGACCGCCGATTTCCTCACCAGCAACAGCGGCTAACATCACCGGCCGCCTCAGAGGGAACCGGCCCCGCTGCAGGGCCACGAGGGCCATCGCCATGGCTGCCACTCCTGCCTTCATATCTGCTGCCCCACGCCCGAACAGAAGTCTCCCACGCACCGCCGGAGTGCGCCCCTCGGAAGGAGGGGGAACGGTATCAAGGTGCCCGTTGAGCAAGAGGAAGGGCGCGTCGGTTGGCTCTGGATAGCCCGCCAGCAGGTTCACATGGGGGCCTTCGGCCGCAGGCTGGACAACGGTCGCCACTCCTTCTCCTGACAGGAACCTTCGAAGCCGATGTGCAACCTCCGCGGTTCCCACAGCGGAGTGGCTGGGAATGAGCACGAGCTCGTGTGCCAGACGGCGCACCTCAGCTGGGGTGATGGATCCGATCAACCTTGCCCCAGTTGCCCCGCTCATACGAAGTCGCCCCTCTCAGACTCACTCCCCGGGCCGCTGGAGAGATAAGCAGCTGAGGACGCTAGGTCTTCAACAGGAATCCTCTCTCCAAGTCGCCGCGACCGGCATAACTGTTCAGTGCGCTCCGTGTTCTTGAGTCCATGCCCCGTCACGTAACACACTACCCAGTCAGTGGGTTGGACCAAGTCCTGGTCAACTGCAGTGAGCAACCCCGCGGTTGCCACTGCTCCCGCAGGCTCTGCGAAAACTCCCTCGAGCGAGGCG
It contains:
- a CDS encoding Threonine synthase, producing the protein MPARRWGRQLGIDLMFKDEGANPSGSFKDRGVAVMTSGLPEQVNTVVMMSSGNAAGSVALYAALAGVRAVVFMYQGGTREKTFMTQAYGATVVAVNAEREAEVLHLAEQASAELGWLLMNTVVDGNPLILEGYKTVAYELTLELGDIDAVLVPVGSGTLLSGLWKGFREMNALGLASRMPRLVGVQPTGSCPIVNAFDHGLCSVPRLESPPKTIAAALTLDDPKESGALALRAVRESDGAMLAVDDQSILAAWHRLAREGIGLVEPAGAAGAAAIEQALETGALRLGDRVVCVLTGHGLKDIAPMERLLSAVPVIEPCLSAFYQACAGAIERGQEDATGVANDL
- a CDS encoding 4-hydroxy-2-oxoglutarate aldolase; translated protein: MTETVMVETVGVLGVIRIRSSDDLLRIAEALATGGLPYVELTMTTPGALRAIEEVSSELSEVIIGVGTVLDAPTARQAILAGARFLVTPTVKLDVLEVAHRYGVPAIIGAMTPSEILTAWEAGADMVKVFPSSALSPRYIEEVHGPLPQIPLVPTGGITADNAGEFIRAGAAAVCAGSWLVDKSAVAEGRYELITERARSLVEAVRKAREEVAR